From Mucilaginibacter rubeus, a single genomic window includes:
- a CDS encoding type II toxin-antitoxin system RelE/ParE family toxin — MNFKILPTPPFVRELKKLAKKHLSLKDDLRLLVAELAANPNYGTPLGNNCYKIRLAISSKNKGKSGGARIITYVRVVNETVYLLSIYDKSELDNISDNDLTSRIKDL, encoded by the coding sequence ATGAACTTTAAGATCCTGCCAACCCCGCCATTTGTTCGTGAATTAAAAAAGCTTGCAAAAAAGCATCTTTCTTTAAAGGATGATCTTAGGCTTTTGGTAGCTGAGTTGGCTGCAAACCCTAATTATGGAACTCCTTTAGGAAATAATTGTTATAAAATTCGTCTCGCTATCAGTTCTAAGAATAAAGGAAAATCTGGTGGTGCAAGAATAATTACATACGTTCGTGTTGTTAATGAAACCGTGTATTTGTTATCGATATACGACAAATCTGAATTAGATAATATTAGTGACAACGATCTAACAAGCCGGATAAAAGATCTGTGA
- a CDS encoding energy transducer TonB — MKPYYLVVIIMFMCHFAFAGTSMNTDTVKKTRSTGVFTSVEQVPEFPGGLPAFANYISRNLKYPDIARLIGINGSVVVTFVVDSIGRVTNVTPINCIGAGCEAEAATVLERSPRWKPGIQDGRFVRVQYSVPIHFSIPAGKVTFKDLQKSAYGFIFEINHQLYTLEEAQTVLGKSFQSTDVEIAEPFYNYDNNEKFKIAGKNEIYLLKMKL, encoded by the coding sequence ATGAAACCTTATTACTTAGTAGTGATCATCATGTTTATGTGCCATTTTGCATTTGCCGGTACAAGCATGAATACCGATACCGTAAAAAAAACCCGAAGCACAGGTGTTTTTACCAGTGTTGAGCAAGTCCCTGAATTTCCAGGCGGCTTGCCGGCCTTTGCCAATTACATCAGCAGAAATCTAAAATATCCTGATATCGCACGCCTGATAGGCATTAATGGTAGCGTAGTGGTAACATTTGTAGTTGATAGTATAGGGCGCGTAACCAATGTTACTCCAATAAATTGTATAGGTGCAGGCTGTGAAGCCGAGGCAGCTACTGTTTTAGAGAGAAGTCCCCGATGGAAACCGGGTATCCAAGACGGCCGATTTGTTCGTGTGCAGTATTCGGTACCTATACACTTTAGTATACCAGCCGGCAAGGTTACTTTTAAAGATCTGCAAAAGTCTGCCTATGGTTTTATATTTGAGATAAACCATCAGCTTTATACCCTGGAAGAAGCACAAACGGTACTTGGCAAAAGCTTTCAAAGTACCGACGTAGAGATTGCCGAACCTTTTTATAATTACGATAATAACGAGAAGTTTAAGATCGCGGGCAAAAATGAAATCTACCTCTTAAAAATGAAGCTTTAA
- the rplC gene encoding 50S ribosomal protein L3, whose protein sequence is MSGIIGKKVGMTSIFDETGKNIPCTVIEAGPCVVTQVKSVDADGYAAVQLAYGDKKEKNTSAPLKGHFQKANTAPKRKLVEFKTFEDQKSLGDTVTVEIFAAGDFVDVVGTSKGKGFQGVVKRHGFGGVGMQTHGQHNRLRAPGSLGASSWPSRVFKGMRMAGQTGNARVKVQNLEVVKVFAEQNLLVVKGSIPGAKGSFVIVDK, encoded by the coding sequence ATGTCAGGAATTATTGGTAAAAAAGTAGGAATGACCAGCATTTTCGACGAGACAGGGAAGAACATTCCTTGTACAGTAATCGAAGCTGGCCCTTGCGTGGTAACACAAGTTAAGTCTGTGGATGCAGACGGGTACGCTGCTGTTCAGTTAGCGTATGGCGACAAAAAGGAAAAAAACACTTCTGCCCCTTTAAAAGGACACTTCCAGAAAGCCAACACCGCTCCAAAGCGTAAATTGGTTGAATTCAAAACTTTCGAAGATCAAAAATCATTAGGCGACACCGTTACTGTCGAGATTTTTGCTGCGGGAGATTTTGTTGATGTGGTAGGTACCTCAAAAGGTAAAGGTTTTCAGGGTGTGGTAAAACGTCACGGTTTTGGCGGTGTGGGTATGCAAACTCACGGTCAGCACAACCGTTTACGTGCGCCAGGTTCTTTGGGTGCGTCATCATGGCCATCACGTGTATTTAAAGGTATGCGCATGGCAGGTCAAACCGGAAACGCTCGCGTTAAAGTACAAAACCTTGAAGTAGTTAAGGTTTTCGCTGAGCAGAATCTGTTAGTAGTTAAAGGTTCCATCCCCGGAGCTAAGGGTTCATTCGTAATAGTGGATAAATAA
- the rplD gene encoding 50S ribosomal protein L4: MEVNVLNVSGKQTGAKVQLPESIFGIEPNDHAIYLDVKQYLANQRQGTHKSKQRNEIAGSTRKLYKQKGTGGARAGGIKSPLFNGGGRVFGPQPRDYSFKLNKKLKSLARNSALSYKAKDNNILVLEDFNFDSIKTKNYIKLEADLNVTNDKTLLVVAGAENNNVYLSSRNLKKSKVISVEQLNTYDVLNAGKLLLTTGAVKTLEEALVK; encoded by the coding sequence ATGGAAGTTAACGTATTAAACGTATCAGGTAAACAAACAGGTGCCAAGGTGCAGCTTCCTGAGTCGATTTTCGGTATTGAGCCAAATGATCACGCTATCTATCTTGATGTTAAGCAATATCTTGCTAACCAACGTCAGGGTACACACAAATCAAAACAGCGTAATGAGATTGCAGGTTCAACCCGCAAGCTATATAAGCAAAAAGGTACAGGCGGTGCCCGTGCCGGTGGTATTAAATCACCATTATTTAACGGTGGTGGCCGTGTATTCGGTCCGCAACCACGCGATTACAGCTTCAAATTAAATAAAAAGCTTAAATCACTGGCCCGTAACTCTGCTTTATCATACAAAGCAAAAGATAACAACATTTTAGTGTTAGAGGATTTTAATTTTGATAGCATCAAAACTAAAAACTACATTAAGTTGGAGGCCGATTTGAATGTTACTAATGATAAAACATTATTAGTAGTAGCAGGCGCTGAAAATAACAATGTGTATTTATCAAGCAGAAACCTGAAAAAAAGCAAAGTAATTTCAGTTGAGCAGCTTAACACTTATGATGTGTTAAACGCTGGTAAACTGTTGCTTACTACAGGTGCTGTTAAAACTTTGGAGGAAGCATTAGTTAAGTAA
- the rplW gene encoding 50S ribosomal protein L23 encodes MEILKQPLLTEKVTQLTDKLNRYAFKVDHRANKIQIKSAIEAMYGVNVTAVNTMKYVGKLKTRNTKAGAVQGRSATYKKAIITLKDGEVIDFYSNI; translated from the coding sequence ATGGAAATTTTAAAACAACCCCTACTTACTGAAAAAGTTACTCAGTTAACTGACAAGCTTAACCGTTATGCTTTCAAAGTTGATCACAGGGCTAACAAAATTCAGATTAAAAGTGCCATTGAGGCAATGTACGGTGTTAACGTTACAGCGGTAAACACCATGAAATACGTCGGCAAACTAAAAACTCGCAATACTAAAGCAGGCGCCGTTCAAGGCCGTTCAGCTACTTACAAGAAGGCGATCATTACGTTGAAGGACGGAGAAGTAATTGATTTTTACAGCAATATATAA
- the rplB gene encoding 50S ribosomal protein L2, with protein MAVKRFKPVTPGTRFRVDVSNSDITTNVPEKSLVVASNKKSGGRNNSGKMTMRYLGGGHKQAYRIIDFKRNKFDIPAKVATIEYDPNRSSRIALLHFADGEKRYMIAPEGLTVGTVVLSGESVAPEVGNTLPLKSIPLGSIIHNIELNPGQGGVIARSAGTYAQLSARDGKYAIIKLPSGETRMILSTCLATIGTVSNGERANAVLGKAGRNRWLGRRPRVRGVAMNPVDHPMGGGEGRASGGHPRSRKGLLAKGYKTRDKKKTSDRYIIERRKK; from the coding sequence ATGGCAGTAAAGAGATTTAAACCGGTTACCCCGGGCACCCGCTTCAGAGTTGATGTATCTAATTCAGATATCACAACAAACGTTCCTGAAAAATCGTTGGTTGTAGCATCTAACAAAAAATCGGGCGGTCGTAACAACAGCGGTAAAATGACTATGCGCTATTTAGGTGGTGGTCATAAACAAGCATACAGGATCATTGATTTCAAACGTAATAAATTTGACATCCCCGCAAAAGTTGCAACTATCGAGTATGATCCTAACCGTTCATCACGTATAGCATTATTGCATTTTGCTGATGGCGAAAAACGTTATATGATAGCACCGGAAGGCTTAACAGTTGGTACGGTAGTTTTATCTGGCGAGAGCGTTGCTCCTGAGGTTGGTAATACCCTTCCTTTGAAAAGCATCCCGTTAGGTTCTATCATCCACAATATTGAGTTAAACCCAGGTCAGGGCGGTGTTATTGCCCGCAGCGCTGGTACTTACGCTCAACTTTCAGCACGCGATGGTAAATATGCTATCATCAAATTGCCTTCAGGCGAAACCCGTATGATCTTGTCAACTTGCTTGGCAACTATCGGTACCGTTTCAAATGGCGAAAGAGCAAACGCGGTGTTAGGTAAAGCAGGCCGTAACCGTTGGTTAGGCCGCAGGCCAAGGGTACGTGGTGTAGCTATGAACCCGGTAGATCACCCTATGGGTGGTGGTGAAGGCCGTGCCTCAGGTGGTCACCCACGTTCACGTAAAGGTTTATTGGCTAAAGGCTATAAAACTCGTGACAAGAAGAAAACATCGGATCGTTACATCATTGAAAGAAGGAAGAAATAA
- the rpsS gene encoding 30S ribosomal protein S19, with the protein MARSIKKGPYIDHNLDKKVMVLNDANKKSVVKTWSRRSMISPDFVGHTFAVHNGNKFIPVYVTENMVGHKLGEFAPTRTFRGHAEKKK; encoded by the coding sequence ATGGCTCGTTCAATAAAAAAAGGACCTTACATCGATCATAACTTAGATAAGAAAGTTATGGTGCTGAATGATGCAAATAAAAAATCAGTTGTAAAAACATGGTCACGTCGTTCCATGATCTCTCCTGATTTCGTTGGTCATACATTCGCTGTACACAACGGTAACAAGTTTATCCCTGTGTACGTAACAGAAAACATGGTTGGTCACAAGCTGGGAGAGTTTGCACCAACCCGTACATTCCGCGGACACGCAGAAAAGAAAAAATAA
- the rplV gene encoding 50S ribosomal protein L22: MEATTKIKKSVLIRQQKEAAKAVIGGASVAKLQDCPTSPRKMRLVVDLIRGENVEKALYILKFTNKEAAIRVEKLLLSAIKNWEAKNEGKRVEDSNLFVKEVSVGGGRQLKRLRPAPQGRGYRIRKRSNHVTLVVDSKNENN, encoded by the coding sequence ATGGAAGCAACAACAAAAATTAAAAAGTCTGTACTAATCAGGCAACAAAAAGAAGCTGCTAAAGCTGTGATAGGTGGCGCTTCTGTTGCTAAGTTACAGGACTGCCCAACTTCACCACGTAAAATGCGTTTGGTGGTTGACTTGATCCGCGGTGAAAACGTTGAGAAAGCGTTATACATATTAAAATTTACTAACAAAGAAGCTGCTATTCGTGTAGAGAAACTTTTGTTATCAGCCATCAAAAACTGGGAAGCAAAAAACGAAGGCAAACGTGTTGAAGACAGCAACCTTTTTGTTAAGGAAGTATCTGTAGGCGGTGGCCGTCAGTTAAAAAGGTTACGCCCTGCTCCGCAAGGAAGGGGATACCGTATCCGCAAACGCTCAAACCACGTAACACTTGTTGTGGATAGTAAAAACGAAAACAATTAA
- the rpsC gene encoding 30S ribosomal protein S3: MGQKAHPIGNRLGIIRGWDSNWFGGNNYSDKLVEDEKIRKYLSARIAKGGVSKVVIERTLKRITVTIHTARPGIVIGKGGQEVDKIKEELKKLTKKEVQINIFEIKRPELDAQLVAEGIAKQLEARISFRRAMKTTIAATMRMGAEGIKVMTSGRLGGAEMARSEQYKEGRIPLHTFRADIDYALAEALTTYGKIGVKVWICKGEVYGKRDLSPNIGGTSSASGKGGRPEGGAPGFGGRGNERGGERGGERRGDRKPGGDRRGGGNNRPGGNRPGGQGGNRPGGPGKR; this comes from the coding sequence ATGGGACAGAAAGCACATCCAATAGGTAACAGGTTAGGAATCATCAGAGGTTGGGATTCTAACTGGTTCGGTGGTAACAACTACTCCGACAAATTAGTTGAAGACGAAAAAATCCGCAAATACCTTTCAGCTCGTATTGCTAAAGGTGGTGTATCTAAAGTAGTTATTGAGCGTACTTTAAAACGCATTACCGTAACTATCCACACTGCCCGTCCGGGTATTGTGATCGGTAAAGGCGGTCAGGAAGTTGACAAGATCAAAGAAGAGTTGAAAAAACTTACTAAAAAAGAAGTTCAGATCAACATTTTCGAGATTAAACGTCCTGAGCTTGATGCACAATTAGTAGCAGAAGGCATTGCAAAACAATTAGAAGCACGTATCTCTTTCCGTCGTGCCATGAAAACCACAATTGCTGCAACCATGCGTATGGGTGCAGAAGGTATCAAGGTAATGACTTCAGGCCGTTTAGGTGGCGCTGAGATGGCACGTAGCGAGCAATATAAAGAAGGCAGGATTCCTTTGCACACTTTCCGTGCTGACATTGACTACGCATTAGCAGAAGCATTAACTACCTATGGTAAAATAGGTGTTAAAGTTTGGATCTGCAAAGGCGAGGTTTATGGCAAACGCGATCTTTCTCCAAACATTGGCGGTACCAGCAGCGCAAGCGGCAAAGGTGGCAGGCCAGAAGGCGGTGCGCCAGGCTTTGGTGGCCGTGGTAACGAAAGAGGCGGCGAGCGCGGCGGTGAGCGTCGTGGCGACAGGAAACCAGGTGGCGACCGCCGTGGTGGTGGTAACAACAGGCCAGGTGGAAACCGTCCGGGTGGACAAGGTGGAAACCGCCCAGGTGGCCCAGGTAAGAGATAA
- the rplP gene encoding 50S ribosomal protein L16, with translation MLQPKRTKFRKMQKGRMKGLATRGAELSFGSFGVKSLEAAWITSRQIEAARIAVTRFMKREGQVWIRIFPDKPVTKKPAEVRMGKGKGAPEYWVAVVRPGRIIFEAEGVPLEVAKEALRLAAQKLPVQTKFIVRRDYVEA, from the coding sequence ATGCTACAGCCAAAAAGAACGAAGTTCAGAAAGATGCAAAAAGGCAGGATGAAAGGTTTAGCCACCCGTGGTGCTGAACTTTCATTCGGATCTTTTGGTGTTAAATCACTCGAAGCGGCATGGATCACCAGCCGTCAGATCGAGGCTGCACGTATCGCTGTAACACGTTTTATGAAACGTGAAGGACAGGTTTGGATCAGGATATTTCCTGACAAACCTGTAACCAAGAAACCTGCAGAGGTACGTATGGGTAAAGGTAAAGGTGCTCCTGAATACTGGGTTGCGGTAGTACGCCCCGGAAGGATCATTTTTGAAGCCGAAGGTGTGCCTTTGGAAGTTGCTAAAGAGGCTTTACGCCTTGCAGCACAGAAATTACCAGTGCAAACTAAATTTATTGTACGTAGGGATTACGTAGAAGCATAA
- the rpmC gene encoding 50S ribosomal protein L29 → MKNSEILGLSTEEIVAKISEERATLTKLKFAHAVSAIENPSRITKVRKGIAQLNTELTKRKAAAASEKN, encoded by the coding sequence ATGAAGAACTCAGAAATTTTGGGCCTATCAACTGAAGAGATTGTTGCTAAAATCAGCGAGGAAAGGGCTACCCTTACCAAATTGAAATTTGCTCACGCAGTTTCAGCTATTGAGAACCCGTCCCGTATAACCAAAGTACGCAAAGGAATTGCTCAGTTAAATACTGAATTAACAAAACGTAAAGCGGCGGCCGCTTCTGAAAAGAATTAA
- the rpsQ gene encoding 30S ribosomal protein S17 has protein sequence MERNLRKTRTGLVVSNKMEKSIVVAVERKVKHPIYGKFVKKTTKFKAHDENNTCGVGDTVLIMETRPLSKTKNWRLVEILERAK, from the coding sequence ATGGAAAGAAATTTAAGAAAAACACGTACCGGCCTTGTAGTTAGCAATAAGATGGAAAAATCTATTGTTGTGGCCGTTGAGCGTAAGGTGAAACACCCTATCTATGGTAAATTCGTAAAGAAAACTACCAAATTCAAGGCTCATGATGAAAACAATACTTGTGGCGTAGGCGATACAGTATTGATCATGGAAACCCGCCCGCTGAGCAAAACCAAAAACTGGCGATTAGTTGAAATTTTAGAAAGGGCTAAATAA
- the rplN gene encoding 50S ribosomal protein L14, with protein sequence MVQQESRLTVADNSGAKEVLVIRVLGGTGKRYASIGDKIVVTVKSALPSGNVKKGTVSKAVVVRTKKEIRRKDGSYIRFDDNAAVLLNNQDEPRGTRIFGPVARELREKQFMKIVSLAPEVL encoded by the coding sequence ATGGTACAACAGGAATCAAGATTAACAGTAGCCGACAATAGCGGCGCTAAAGAAGTTTTAGTGATCCGTGTATTGGGTGGTACCGGTAAAAGGTATGCATCAATCGGCGATAAAATTGTGGTTACCGTAAAAAGCGCTTTACCATCAGGTAACGTGAAAAAAGGTACCGTATCAAAAGCCGTAGTTGTGCGCACTAAAAAAGAGATCCGCAGAAAAGACGGTTCATATATCCGTTTCGACGATAACGCAGCTGTGTTGTTAAACAACCAGGACGAGCCAAGAGGTACACGTATCTTTGGCCCTGTTGCAAGGGAACTGCGCGAGAAACAATTTATGAAAATTGTATCATTAGCACCGGAGGTATTGTAA
- the rplX gene encoding 50S ribosomal protein L24, translated as MEKKVKLKIRKGDLVKVIAGDSKGSQGKIVEVLVDKNRAIVEGANMVSKHTKPNAANPNGGIVKQEAAIHISNLMLVDPKTGNTTRVGRKKNEAGKLVRVAKKSGEEIK; from the coding sequence ATGGAAAAGAAAGTAAAATTAAAGATCCGTAAAGGCGACCTGGTTAAAGTTATCGCCGGCGATTCAAAAGGATCACAAGGCAAAATCGTTGAGGTTTTGGTAGATAAAAACAGGGCTATTGTTGAAGGTGCCAATATGGTATCTAAACATACTAAACCTAATGCTGCTAACCCTAACGGCGGAATTGTTAAACAAGAAGCTGCTATACATATTTCAAACCTAATGCTGGTTGATCCTAAAACAGGTAATACAACCCGTGTTGGCCGTAAAAAGAACGAAGCCGGCAAATTAGTAAGGGTAGCAAAAAAATCAGGGGAGGAAATTAAGTAA
- the rplE gene encoding 50S ribosomal protein L5 — protein MTYVPRLKSKYKEEIRTALKDKFQYKSVMQVPKLQKIAINQGVGGATTDKKLIENTITELTTITGQQAVSSKSKKDISNFKLRKNMPVGVRVTLRDNTMYEFLDRLIAVALPRIRDFKGINDKGFDGRGNYTLGITEQIIFPEINIDKINKIQGMDITFVTSATNDVEALELLKQFGLPFKNQNSNG, from the coding sequence ATGACTTACGTACCAAGATTAAAATCAAAATACAAGGAAGAAATCCGCACCGCACTGAAAGATAAATTTCAGTACAAAAGCGTAATGCAGGTTCCTAAATTGCAGAAAATTGCCATTAACCAGGGTGTAGGTGGTGCTACTACCGACAAGAAATTGATCGAAAACACCATCACTGAGTTAACTACCATTACTGGTCAGCAGGCAGTATCTTCAAAATCTAAAAAAGATATCTCAAACTTTAAATTGCGTAAAAATATGCCGGTTGGCGTACGTGTTACCCTGCGTGACAACACAATGTATGAGTTTTTGGATCGTTTAATCGCTGTTGCCCTGCCACGTATCCGTGACTTCAAAGGCATCAACGATAAAGGTTTTGACGGAAGAGGCAACTATACATTAGGTATTACTGAGCAAATTATCTTCCCTGAGATAAATATTGATAAAATCAATAAAATCCAAGGTATGGATATTACCTTTGTAACCTCCGCAACAAACGATGTTGAAGCATTGGAGTTGTTGAAACAATTTGGTTTACCATTTAAAAATCAAAATAGCAATGGCTAA
- the rpsN gene encoding 30S ribosomal protein S14 gives MAKEGVKAREVKRAKLVAKYAEKRAALKEAGDYAALDKLPKASSPVKLHNRCKLTGRPRGYMRQFGISRVTFREMALEGKIPGVKKASW, from the coding sequence ATGGCTAAAGAAGGTGTAAAAGCACGTGAAGTAAAGCGCGCAAAATTAGTAGCTAAATACGCTGAAAAAAGAGCTGCTTTAAAAGAAGCTGGCGATTACGCTGCTTTAGATAAATTACCAAAAGCATCATCACCGGTAAAATTGCACAACCGTTGCAAATTAACCGGCCGCCCTCGTGGTTATATGCGTCAGTTTGGCATTTCACGTGTTACATTCCGTGAAATGGCTCTTGAAGGCAAGATCCCGGGAGTGAAAAAAGCAAGCTGGTAA
- the rpsH gene encoding 30S ribosomal protein S8 produces MNTDPIADYLTRVRNAIKANHRVVEIPASNLKKEITKVLFDKGYIANYKFEENGPQGTIKVALKYHPITKISAIRSISRISKPGLRKYAGMENMPRVLNGLGIAILSTSKGVMSDKEARQQNVGGEVLCYVY; encoded by the coding sequence ATGAATACAGATCCAATCGCAGATTATCTTACAAGAGTAAGGAATGCTATTAAAGCCAACCACCGGGTTGTTGAAATTCCTGCATCAAATCTGAAGAAGGAAATCACTAAGGTGCTTTTCGACAAAGGTTACATTGCAAATTACAAGTTTGAGGAAAACGGTCCTCAGGGCACTATCAAAGTTGCTTTGAAATACCACCCGATAACTAAAATTTCTGCTATCCGCAGCATTTCGCGCATCAGCAAACCAGGTTTGAGGAAATACGCAGGTATGGAAAACATGCCACGTGTACTAAATGGTTTAGGTATCGCCATCCTGTCAACTTCTAAAGGCGTTATGTCTGATAAAGAAGCTCGTCAGCAAAATGTTGGTGGTGAGGTTTTATGCTACGTTTATTAA
- the rplF gene encoding 50S ribosomal protein L6 codes for MSRVGKAPIALPQGVTVTVAADNVVTVKGPKGQLQQAIDSDITIAQEDGQLLVQRPSDQKRHKALHGLYRALLNNMVIGVTEGYKVTQELVGVGYRATNTGNTLDLVLGFSHHYVFELPQEIKVTTTADKGKNPTIILESIDKQLIGQVAAKIRSLRAPEPYKGKGIKFQGEILRRKAGKSASKK; via the coding sequence ATGTCAAGAGTAGGAAAAGCACCGATAGCACTGCCACAAGGAGTAACCGTTACAGTTGCAGCAGATAATGTTGTTACTGTAAAAGGTCCTAAAGGTCAGTTGCAACAGGCAATTGATAGCGATATCACTATTGCACAGGAAGACGGTCAGTTACTGGTTCAACGCCCGTCTGATCAAAAACGTCACAAAGCGTTACATGGTTTATACCGCGCGCTTTTAAATAACATGGTAATTGGTGTAACCGAAGGTTACAAAGTAACCCAGGAATTAGTGGGTGTAGGTTACCGTGCTACCAATACAGGCAATACATTAGATTTAGTGTTGGGTTTCTCTCACCACTACGTATTTGAATTGCCACAAGAAATTAAAGTTACAACCACTGCTGATAAGGGTAAAAACCCAACCATCATCCTTGAGTCAATTGACAAACAGTTAATAGGTCAGGTAGCAGCTAAAATCCGTTCATTACGTGCTCCAGAGCCTTACAAAGGTAAAGGTATCAAGTTCCAGGGCGAGATTTTGAGAAGAAAAGCAGGTAAATCAGCATCTAAAAAATAA
- the rplR gene encoding 50S ribosomal protein L18: MGAKLSRRDRIKKGIRKRLSGSSERPRLSVFRSNKGIYAQIIDDVTGKTLVSASSLSKDFAAEGTKSDQSTAVGKLVASKAIAAGIKDVVFDRNGYLYHGRVKSLAEGAREGGLNF, from the coding sequence ATGGGAGCTAAACTATCAAGAAGAGACAGGATTAAAAAAGGCATCAGAAAACGCCTTTCAGGATCGTCAGAGCGTCCTCGCCTGTCAGTATTTAGAAGTAATAAAGGTATTTATGCGCAGATCATTGACGATGTAACCGGTAAAACTTTAGTTTCAGCATCATCTTTATCAAAAGATTTTGCCGCTGAAGGTACAAAATCAGATCAGTCAACAGCTGTAGGTAAATTAGTAGCTTCAAAAGCTATTGCCGCAGGTATTAAAGATGTGGTTTTCGACAGGAACGGTTACCTGTACCATGGCCGTGTTAAGTCATTGGCTGAAGGTGCACGTGAAGGTGGTTTAAACTTTTAA
- the rpsE gene encoding 30S ribosomal protein S5 has translation MSTINIKRVKTSEIELKDRLVSIQRVAKVTKGGRTFSFSAIVVVGDENGVVGYGLGKAKEVTEAIAKGIDDAKKNLVKVPIINGTVPHEQIGKFSGGFVFIKPAANGTGVIAGGAMRAVLESAGVHNVLAKSKGSSNPHNVVKATVSALAQLRDANTVAQQRGISLGKVFNG, from the coding sequence ATGTCAACAATCAACATAAAAAGAGTAAAAACAAGCGAGATCGAATTAAAAGACCGCTTGGTAAGCATACAGCGTGTTGCCAAAGTAACCAAAGGTGGCCGTACTTTCAGCTTCTCTGCTATCGTAGTAGTAGGTGATGAAAACGGTGTTGTAGGTTACGGTTTAGGTAAAGCTAAAGAGGTAACTGAAGCTATTGCTAAAGGCATTGATGATGCTAAAAAGAACCTGGTAAAAGTTCCAATCATTAACGGAACTGTACCTCATGAGCAAATTGGTAAATTTAGCGGTGGTTTTGTTTTCATTAAACCAGCAGCTAACGGTACCGGTGTAATTGCAGGTGGTGCTATGCGTGCCGTATTAGAGTCGGCAGGTGTACACAACGTATTGGCAAAATCAAAAGGTTCATCAAACCCGCACAACGTGGTAAAAGCAACCGTATCGGCATTAGCCCAGTTACGCGATGCAAATACAGTAGCACAACAGCGCGGTATTAGTTTAGGTAAAGTATTTAACGGATAA